The genome window CAGCTATTCCACTGATATAAAAAATCGTCATTCCAAGAATCAACCCACATATCAGCAGGCTCTGCAAGCGCTACAACACCTACTGGAAGTTCAGGACCTAAACTTATTCGAGGTCTTGGTGTAAACCCTTCTGTCAAAGCAAAAACTAAACCTGCTCTTCGTCCTGATCTATACAAAAGCTGGGGCATAGCTATATGGGGGATAAAACATCCCCGTCCCCTTTTGGCATAGGTAAGCCTTACTCGAATCATAGTAACGATCCCCCTTTAGACCACTGGCAGCCATTATTTTGCCAACCACATCCATGGCAGTGAGACCAACGACAATCTGGGGTAAGCTGCTTTTTTACTGCATTTTCATGCTCCGACCATAAAAATGCACGAGATACCCCTGTATCAATATGATCCCAGGGAAGATGCTCACTATGAGATCTTTGACGTGTTGTATAAAAAAGAGGATCTATATCGTTTTCTTCAAAAGCACTAAACCATCGTTGAAGGGAAAAAGTTTCACTCCACCCATCGAATCGAGCACCCTTTCTCCATGCACTTTCAATAACTTTTGCCAAGCGACGATCGCCTCTGGCAAAGACACCTTCAAGAAAAGTCTGCTCTGGCTCATGATACTTTAATGACACACGGCGATTATAGATTTGATGTTTTAAAAACTGACCTTTTTCTCGAAGTTCATCAATAGAGTTTTGTCGTTCCCACTGGAAAGGCGTATGCCCCTTCGGGACAAAACCAGCTACTGAAACAGCAATATTTACATTTCTTTTACATGCCTTACCAATCGACAAAGCGTGAAGAGCAATATCAATAATTCCTTTTAAATCCTCCTCTGTTTCGGTAGGAAGCCCCATCATGAAATACAATTTGACTCTATTCCAACCATGGTTGAAGGCAGCATTCAATGAATTATCAATATTTTCTTCTGTTACTCCCTTATTAATAACGTCTCTAAGTCTCTGCGTACCCGCTTCAGGAGCAAAAGTCAAACCGCCACGACGCATAATTTCAAGGTTCGCAGCTAAATCGACTGAAAAGGAATCCATTCTTAAACTTGGCAAACTCAGTTTTACACCTTTCTCGTCAAGGAAAGGTGCAACATCGTTAAGCAATGTGTTGAGGCCAGAAAAATCACACGAGGCTAACGAAACCAGGCCAACCTCCTCCCAACCTGAGGCAAGAACAAGTCGTTGTATTATTTCTTTTATTTCTTCAGGGGTACGTTCTCGCACTGGGCGGTAAATTATACCTGCCTGACAAAAGCGACATCCTCGCGTGCATCCTCTGAAAATTTCCACAGGAACTCTATCATGAACAATTCCTGCGGCAGGAACAATAAGACTATCCGGGTAAAAAGCACCACGAAAATCTTGTATCACTTGCCGCTTTATAGGCAATGTTTGATGAACAGAAGAAAAAGAGACTCCCTCTTCTCCATAGGTAACATCCACAAGAGAAGGAACATAAACTCCCTCTATCCTTGACAATGCCAATAAGCGTTCATCTCTCGATAGCCCCTTTGTTTCAGCTAACACATCAACCATCTGGGGAAGTGTAATTTCTCCTGCCCCAAGACAAAAAGCATCAATAAAAGGCGCTATTGGTTCTGGTGTTAAAGCCCCAGGCCCCCCGGCAAAAACAATAGGGTCACTTTCCCCTCTCTCTTCTGAATAGAGAGGGATTCCTCCTAAATCAAGCATTGTTAATATATTAGTAAAGCTTAATTCATATTGAAGGGTAAATCCTACGGCATCAAATGTAGATAGAGGACGATCTGTCTCTATAGAGCCAAGCAACAGATTGTTTTTCCTCAACAGATCCTCCATGTCAATCCACGGACAATAGGCACGCTCCACATCAGCCCGTGGAAGATGCTTAAGAAGGCTATAAAGTATCTGGAAACCAACGTAACTCATTCCTATTTCATACACATCAGGAAAGGCCAAACAAAAACGCACAAGAGATGGATCTGGCTCTTTAGGCTTTACCGGTCCCCACTCGCAACCAGCATAGCGCGAGGGACGGGAAACCTGTGCCAAAAGAGGCCACAGCGCATCCTCAAACTCAGGGAATTTCATATAATTCCTCCCAACAAAAATCTATTCATAATCTTTCACTGTCGAAAGATATACGCTCATAATGAGAGCCATGGCAATAAAAACAGCTAAGAGAGAACTACCACCATAGCTTAAGAAAGGAAGTGGCAATCCAGTAACAGGAAGAAGTCCCATGCTCATGCCAATTGATTCTATAACCTGGAACCAAATCCATGTTGCCAAACAAGCGACTAACACCTTTCCTCGTGTATCCTTACAACGAAGACCAGCTTCGATTATTTTCCAAAATAAAATAGAAAAGAGAGCTAATAGCAAAATAGCTCCCAAAAAACCAAATTCCTCAGCATAAACGCTAAAGATAAAATCAGTATGTGGTTCCGGCAGAAAACGAAGCTTACTCTGAAGCCCTTGAAGAAAGCCTTTTCCAAACAGCCCACCTGAACCAACAGCAATTCGTGATTGAATAACGTTATATCCTGCTCCTAGAGGATCCAGAGCAGGGTTCAAAAAGACAAGTAACCTTTTTTTCTGATACTCTTTCAAAAATTGCCACCCTATAGGAAGCAACATAAAACCCAAACTAGTTAGCGTCAAGGTATATTTTTTCGGAGCCCCTGCAATAATTAAAGCAACGAAAGTCATAAGGCCATATACTATAGTACTCCCCAAGTCTGGTTGTATGAATACAAGTAAACTAGAAACGGAAGCAAGAGCCAGCCCTCCTATAAAACGAGATAACGTGTCTGGCGGATATCGACATAAATGTTTGGACAAAACAAGTGCCAGACCTATTTTCCCCGCCTCAGAAGGTTGGAAATGAAAGGGACCGAGGTTCAGCCAACTTTGAGCACCTTTTATTGTTAACCCCATGATAAGAACGATGAGAAGCAATATGACAGATGCCCAATATAAAGGGTACGCCCAACGAAGCAAGCGACGATAGCCTATTTTCAATACGAGCAGAAAAACAACAATAGAGATACCGCCCCATACAAGCTGACGGAGAGCAAATCCACCAGTTCTATGAGTAACTCCTACTCCTGCACTGTATATAGATATAACGCCTAAAGCAAAGAGAGCAAGTACCGAAAAAAAGAGTACTTTATCTCCATATATTATAAGTTCCTTTAACGATAGCTTCTTTTCATCCATCCGGCTTCATAATCTCTATTCGCTCTTATTTGTCCTTTTAATTCTCACAACTGGAATGTTTGCAACAAAGGCAACCGATTTATCTGCTCTATCGAGATCCATTTCAATGTTACCCGTATCAATCTCCATGTATTTAGAGAGAACTTCTATCATATCCTTACGAAGTTCTTCCATAAGACCAGGAGAAATATCAGAACGATCATGAATCAATACGATTTGAAGTCGTTCTTTTGCTGTTTTCTTCGTTCCTTGACGTCCGAAAAGTTTTTGAATTATTCCCATCATGCTCTTCTCTCCTCCTAGATCTCTATAACCCGAACAACCGTCTTATCCCAGAGAAAAATCCGGACCCTTCGTGACTGTTAAGATTCAAAAAGGGTACCTCTTTTCCAAGAAGACGATCCGCAATATTCGTAAACGCCTGAGAAGCAAGAGACGTATCTCCACTGGTGAGTGGTTCTCCCCTATTCGCTGATTTAACAACGCTCTCATCATCAGGTACGATTCCGATAAGTTCTATGGCCAAGACATCAAGAACGTCCTGAACATCAAGCATTTCTCCTTCTTTGACCATTTTCGGTTTGACTCTGTTGATAACAAGGCGAATAGGTGCTTTTTCCATAGATTCAAGAAGCCCTATGATACGGTCAGCATCGCGCACTGAAGGAATTTCAGGAGTAGTTACGACGAGAGCTTCAGTTGCCCCAATTGCAGCATTTTTAAAGCCCCCTTCTATTCCTGCAGGACTATCTATAAGAATAAAATCAAAGTCTTCTTTTTTGAGCATTTCGCACAGATCTACCATCTGTTCGGGATTTACTGCATCTTTCGTTCGCGTCTGAGCTGCCGGAAGCAAGAAAAGGTTATCTACCCTTTTATCTCGTATTAAAGCTTGAGGAAGACGGCATGCACCCTCTATAACATCTATAAAGTTGTAGACTACACGATTCTCCAGCCCCATAACAACGTCAAGATTTCTAAGACCAATGTCAGCATCAATGGCCACTACTTTAAATCCAGCTTTGGCCAATGCAAAAGAAACGTTAGCGGTAGTTGTTGTTTTACCAACACCACCCTTACCAGACGTTACAACTATGACTCGAGGCTCCACGAAAATCCCTCCATTCCCTATGTTCTTATAATTTTAGTTCTCGAACAAAGAGAGAACCTTGTTCAAGCGTGATAATAACAGGGTGTCCCCACCATTCCATTGAACTATCAAGGTAACTTCCTACTTTATGACCCAACCTAACTTGTTTTGCCTGGAAATCTCCTACTACGATATTTTGCCCCTCATCACCATCGGAGCCAGCATGTGCGAGACCTTTCAGACGCCCCCAGATACAAATATTGCCAGAAGCTATTACTTCCGCTCCATCATTGATATGTCCAATAACGACAACGTCGCCTCCATGCTCTATTCGCTGACCGGAACGAAGTGACCGTATAAGGAAAAGAGTATCACAACTTTTTCCCTTCCGCGGAGAAACTTCACGAGCAGGCTCACCCGTTTTCATCCCCCAGGATTGAAGTAAATACTGGCTCTCTGCATCATACGTAACCCACGATGAAATACATACATGTTGGGCATAAATAAATTCATTAAGAAGACGTATTATAAAATCCTTGCCTAAAGAACGACCTTGAAAGTCAAGAATAACTTTCATCCCCAACAACGCTTTTGCCTGAGATGAAAGACTAATAAGGTCTGTTAAAACATCTTTTTCAGATAATTCCTCAGGAACAATAAGACGCAGACCTTCACCTGTTCCCTTCAATTGTACTGGAGTTTGAAACGTTTCCATAGACTCCATACTCCTTCCTTCTTCAGGTCGAGAAACCTATTTCGTCAAATCATGCCCTACGAGGTAAGCCAAAATTTCACCTACAATAGGAGCCGCTATAGAACTTCCATGTTCTCCTGCTTCAACAACAGCCACAGCAACGTAGCGTGGCTTATCTACCGGTGCATAACCTGCGAAAAGTGCGTGATCAGCACCATGAGCATTTTGGGCCGTTCCAGTTTTTCCTGCAACAGTTACCCCGAAAGTTCCAGCTCTCCAACCTGTTCCTCCCTTTACAACTTTTTCTAATCCCTCTTGAACAATCTGCATATTTTTCTTGGAAATATTCAATTGTTTGGGGGGAACTGCATTTCTTCTATAAAGATAAGGCGTAACTAATTCGCCTCCATTAGCAAATACCCCATACATCCGAGCTAATTGAATCGGAGTCATCAAAAGAAAACCTTGTCCAATAGAATAATTGACCGTGTCTCCCTGATACCATGATTCCTTTACAACTCTTTCTTTCCATTCACGACCAGCCCTGTTACCAGAAAGCTCCCCAGGAATATCTATCCCTGTCAACTCTCCGACTCCAAATTTCTGTCCCCAATTCGCCAGTCTGTTAATTCCTAATTTTATTCCTACTTGATAAAAGTATACATCACATGAACTGCTTAAAGCTTCTTTTAATGATATACTACCATGTCCGCTTCTTTTCCAACACCTAAAAGTTCTACGACCCAATTGAAAAGCTCCGCTACAGAAAAAACTTGTTTTAGGCGTAACTTCCTTTTCTTCAAGAGCCGCTATGGAAACTAAGGCCTTAAATGTGGATGCAGGAGGATATACTCCCGCAATACTCCGATCAAGCATAGGCCGCTCCGGGTCGTTCAGCAATGACCGCCATTCCTTAGCGGACACTCCCCAAGCCAAGGGGTTATTATCATAAGAAGGGGAGGTATAGAGCACTAAAACAGCTCCTGTTTCAACATCCAACGCTACAACAGCTCCTCTATTGCCCTCTATAAGATCAGCCGCTAATCTCTGCGCCCCTAAATCAAGAGTAAGGTAGAGATCTTGTCCCTTCACTGGAGGCTTAAAATCCAGATCTTGAACGCGTCTTCCCCGGGCATCAACTTCTATTGATTCTTCACCGGGAAGTCCTCGTAAAAGAGATTCATATGAATACTCTACGCCAGCTTTGCCTATAATATCTCCGCCTACATAATCCCCATCTCGTTTCGACTTCAACTCATCTTCACTTATTTCAGCAACATAACCTGTAACATTTGCAGTCAAAGCCCCTGAAGGATAGGTTCGACGCCATACTGGAACAGGGAAAAGCTGAGAAGGGAATTCCGGGTCAGCAATAAGTTCTGCCATTTGGGTCAATGTAAGATTTGAAACAACGCGTACAACCCGATAAGGCGCCCAATATTGCCGCTTCACGGTGGCTTTTATTTCTTCAGGCGTTAATGGGATGCCATGTTTTTGGAATATCCTTGATGTTTTAACTGCAAGTTCATCTTTTTCGAGATCAAGAGGATACCCCATAATATCGAAGGTGCGGATATTAATTGCCAAAGGGGCACCATTACGGTCAAAAATATTTCCACGAGATGGTGCAAGGCGAATAAATCGAAGACGATTATTAGCCGCTAGTTTAATATAGCTATCGGCATGGATAATCTGAAAAAAGTAAAGGGCCACGGCAAGTAAAGCTATAGAGCCAAGGATGACTACTCTCCATATGCGGAGACGTCGATCTATATCAGTTCGAGAATTAGACATCGTTTTGTTCGGTCCTCCACGCATAAAGAAGACATGCAAACATAACCATGGGGATAAGAACAGCTTGCTGAACAAGGAAGGCTTTTAAAATAGTCTGCTCACGGAATCCCCACATAAGTAATCGAATGAATGTCAAAAGTAGGTGAGAACTCCATACTAAAAGGCCAAAAGCAGTAATGCTTCGGGCTGAAGATGGCAAAGAAAACCATATCCATCGGGCAAAAAATATAGATACAACATAAAGTCCAGAAGAAACACCTATGAGACCAGGCCAGCGTAAATCCCATAACAGCCCTCCGATAAAACCTATCCAAAGAATAGATATTCCTTCTTCGTGATTTTTTAAAGCTGAATAAAGAAGAACGAGAAGGAAAATTTCAGGAACTAGAAAATGGCCTGAAGAGAAAACGCGAAGAAGATCTTGAATATACCAAGCTATAACAAAGGAAATCATTGTTCAGTATCTCCTTTGAGTACTTCAACACTGTACAATTGAACAAAATCAGCCCCTGGTTCGATTTTATATGCGACAAAACCTCCAGAAAAATGCCGCAAGTCACCTGTGACCTTTCCTACAGGAAGGCCTGGAGGTAAACTTTCACTAACAAGAGCAGTACTCACCGTCATATTTTTTTCTATTGATCTCCCCTCAGGGATATATTGAAGCCATATGTCTCCCTGTCCATCTCCTGTCACAATACCCAAATCACGTGTCTGGTCCACAACTACAGGAATAAAAAGAGACGCAGAAGTTATTAGCTCCGCCCATGAATACCCTTTTTCGACACGGGTGATTCGGCCAACAAGATTTCCGTTTTGCAAAACAGGGGATCCGGGTTGTAGTCCCTTTTCCTTCCCTTGATTTATTCGTATTTCTGTCCACCAATTTTCTGGAGAACGAAGTGTTATTCGAACATATTCTGCCGACTGCTCGATTTTTTTCTTTATTTCCTCTACTTCATCTTTATTAATAGCTAATTTGAGCACCCAATTCTCTTGCGATAACTCTTGTATCTGCGCTATAAGGTCAGCTCTTTCCTTAAACCAAAAAGATACTTTTCTAAGGGTATCACTTAAAAAAACGGCTGGAATTTCAGGATAGTATAAAAATTTTCCTACCCAGTCACTTGGTGTACGAAACGCTGAAAGCTGAGGAGCAAGAGCCAACAGCAAAAGGCTCGTAGCAAGGGCCACGAGCCCGTGTATAACTTCTTTACTGAAATCGCCAGAGTCTGGCTTGCGCATCTTACAATCTCCAATACATTACTGTGAGCCTTTTTCAACAGAGAGAAGAACCTTTTTCATATCATCAAGATTCTCAAGTATTTTCCCCACTCCTTGAGCTACTGAAAAAAGAGGATCTTCAGCAACAATAACGGGTGTACTTAACGATTTCGAAAGGCGTTCGGGAAGGCCACGAAGTTGGGAAACTCCTCCCGAAAGGATTATACCTTGATCTACAATATCTTTGGAAAGCTCAGGTGGTGTCTGCTCCAAAGCTACCTTTACCATATCTTCAATTCGACGAATAATAGGTTCAAGAGCCTCTCTAACCTCAGGGGACGTTACAACATCAGCTTTAGGAAGACCATCAGCCAAGTCTCGCCCCTTTACTGCCATCTCCAATTCTTCTTCTAGTGGGAGAGCCGAACCAATCTGTATTTTCACTTCTTCAGCCGTCGTTTCACCAATGAGAAGAGCATATTTTTGTCGTAACATGGCTATAATGGCTTCGTCCATATCCTGCCCTGCAGTACGAAGCGAATTTGTAACCACTATACCTCCAAGGGAAAGAACGGCAACTTCACTCGTTCCACCACCAATATCAAGAATCATGCTTCCTCGCGGTTCTTTAATCGGAAGGCCAACTCCTATTGCTGCAGCAACAGGCTCTTCAACAACATAAGCTTCCCGTGCACCAGCCCCTAATGTAGCATCAATAACGGCCTTTCGCTCAACTTCCGTAACTTCCGCAGGAACTGATATGACTACTCTAGGATGAGATAAAACCATACTTCCGCCTGCTGCTTTTTTAAGACAATAACGAATCAATTCCTCTGTCATATCAAAGTTAGCTATAACACCATCCTGCATTGGCCATATCGTATAAACTCCTGTTGGCGTCTTACCTGCCATTGCTTTGGCTTCTCTTCCAACAGCAATAACTTCTATATTTCCGCCGCCTTTTATTTTCTTACGGATAGCCACAGCAGAAGGCTCGTTAATTACAATTCCCTTCCCCTTCACATATACAACGATATTGGTCGTTCCCAAATCAATACCAACGTCTGTTCCAAACATACCAGAAAGAAATCTGAACACTTGAACACTCCCCACCTTCATGTGGTATACCGCGAGGGAACCCGTATTTTTTCCCCTCCGGCAGCAATAAAATGCCCAATCAATTTTATATCGAGCACTTTGAGATTCCGCTCTACAAACTCAGTTAATAATATATCTTCCCTGCTAGGAGCTAACATACCATTTGGATGGTTATGAACTAAAACCATTCCTTTTGCGTCAAGGCGAACAGCCCTTCGAAATAAATATTTTACATCAAGGTACGCTCCTTCAATACCTCCATATGATATCCTATCTCTCGATATTATATTTTCCTTATCATCAAGAAACAAAGAAACAATTACTTCTCTATCTTCATGCGAAAGAAGGTGACACAAAGAGATTACCTTATTTTCCCATTTTTCGCATTCTCCTTCTCTTTCTGTTTCTGTTTCGTATATCATCAAACGTCTGCCTAACTCCATGGCAGCTGCAATAACTGCAACCTTAGCCTTCCCTATACCTCTTATTTTGTAAAACTCGGAAATGGAGGCTTGTGATATACCTTTCAATCCACCCAACACATGTAATAACTCTGCCGACATTTCAAGAACGTCTCTGTTTCCACTGCCTGTACGAAGAAGTACTGCAAAAAGTTCTGTTAATGAAAGTGCAGCAACTCCCTCTCGAAAAAGCCTCTCTCTTGGGCGTTCAGAGGGAGGCAAATCTTTTAACTTCACGAAAAACTACTTTTTTCTCTCTGGCCAGAAGGGATTTGACTCTCTTTCCTTCCCAATAGTCGTTTCTGGCCCGTGTCCAGGAAGAACTGGCATTGAATCTGGCAGAGTTGTTAATTTTTCAAGAGAACGAGAAAGAAGTTCTCCATCTCCTCCGGGAAGATCTGTTCTCCCAACGCTCCTGGCAAAAAGCGTATCACCAGACAGGAGCAACAGTTCACCTTTATGATCCACCGCAAAACAAAGACTTCCAGGAGTATGCCCAGGAGTAGCTATAACAGATATCGAAAATTCACCTATTTGTAGTTTGTCGCCATCCTCCAGTAACCGAGAAGCTTTCCATCCAACAAAATCCAGACCTAACCATTGAGAAAGATTCAAATCTGGATCACTTAAAAGATTCTCGTCATCTCGGGAAACGGCAACCCCTTTTGAAGCATAAGGGGCAAGAGAGGAAAGTCCTCCAATGTGATCGATATGAGCATGGGTCAAAAGAATCCATTCAAGATGGATATCATTTTCTTGCATGAATGAAATTATATCTGCAGGATCTCCGCCTGGGTCAACAAAAAAACCAGTCTTTTGATTATCCCAAAAGAGGAAACCATTTGTCCATAAACTTCCCAGGGGAAAGCGCTTATAATTCATTAGAGGCCCTCCGGTGTATCAATTATGAGCGTAACTGGACCATCATTTACAAGTTCAACCATCATATGAGTTTGAAATACTCCCGTTTGAACAGGTACATTTCGTTCTCTAGCTTTCTCTACAAAAATAGTATAAAGCTTATCAGCCACATCGGGGGAAGCCGCTTCAACGAAAGAAGGGCGCCTTCCTTTTCTGCAGTTACCATAAAGAGTAAACTGAGAAACAACAAGCAATTCCCCGTTTACATCAAGAAGAGATCTGTTCATCTTCTCATCTTCATCTTCAAAAATTCTTAAATTAACTACTTTTTCTACAAGCCAATCTACATCGGCCTCTGTATCTTTTACAGAAACACCTAACAAAACAAGAAGCCCTTTATTTATGTTGCTTACCCTTTCAGCATCCACGGTTACTGATGCCGATGATACTCTTTGAACAACAGCTCTCATATTTTACCTTCACCCCCGGATGACTTCTATGACATTCTTAACCGCATTCAATCTAGCAACAACCGTGTAAAGATGCTCTATGTCTCTAACTCTGATCTCTATCTTCATTCGGGCAAGGGTTCCACCGACAACGTGAGCCTTGATCCCAACAATATTTCCATCACTTGCCATTATAGCCTGAGCTACATCAGTAAAAAGGCCAGATCTGTCCATAGCTTCGAGCTTCAATCGTGTCGTGTAATAATTCCCTCGCGTTCCAGCACCCCACGAAACGTTTATAAGTCTCGATTCTCCCGCCTCTTGTAAGTTAGGACAACCTAACCGATGAACAGTAATACCTCGAGTGCGGGTAGAATAACCGACAATTTCATCTCCTGGAACCGGAAGACAACAGCTTGCTATAACAACCTGAACACCTTCTGCGCCCTCTACTATAATATCGGAATCTGTTTTCTTTATGCCGGAAACTGGTACTTCTTCGGGTATTTCTGGTAATGCAGGAATCTGAGCCTTTCCTATCAGTTTCTGTATGAGCGTTGAAGGATTTAACGTATTGTTTCCAACAGCGACGAGGATATCTTCCCCATTGGAGTGCCCTATTTCACGGGCTATTTTATTGAGAAGGGGAATGAGTTCCTCATACTCTGTATTTATTTCTTCAACATTCCGTCTCTTTATTTCGCGTTCAAGAAGTTCATATCCGCGTTGAATTTTTTCTTGACGTTCCGCTTTTTCCTGCTGTCGGAAATATGAACGTATTTTACTCTTCGCTTTTCCACTTCTAGCCATTTTTAGCCAATCACGAGAAGGTGTTCCCTGGGGAGATGTAATAATTTTTACTATATCTCCATTCTTCACCTCGTAAGTCAGCGAAACAATTCTATTGTTAACCATAGCTCCTACACATCGGTTACCCACCTGTGTATGGATCGCATATGCAAAGTCTATAGGCGTCGATCCCTTGGGCAGTGAAACGACCTTTCCC of Aminobacterium sp. MB27-C1 contains these proteins:
- a CDS encoding TIGR03960 family B12-binding radical SAM protein; this encodes MKFPEFEDALWPLLAQVSRPSRYAGCEWGPVKPKEPDPSLVRFCLAFPDVYEIGMSYVGFQILYSLLKHLPRADVERAYCPWIDMEDLLRKNNLLLGSIETDRPLSTFDAVGFTLQYELSFTNILTMLDLGGIPLYSEERGESDPIVFAGGPGALTPEPIAPFIDAFCLGAGEITLPQMVDVLAETKGLSRDERLLALSRIEGVYVPSLVDVTYGEEGVSFSSVHQTLPIKRQVIQDFRGAFYPDSLIVPAAGIVHDRVPVEIFRGCTRGCRFCQAGIIYRPVRERTPEEIKEIIQRLVLASGWEEVGLVSLASCDFSGLNTLLNDVAPFLDEKGVKLSLPSLRMDSFSVDLAANLEIMRRGGLTFAPEAGTQRLRDVINKGVTEENIDNSLNAAFNHGWNRVKLYFMMGLPTETEEDLKGIIDIALHALSIGKACKRNVNIAVSVAGFVPKGHTPFQWERQNSIDELREKGQFLKHQIYNRRVSLKYHEPEQTFLEGVFARGDRRLAKVIESAWRKGARFDGWSETFSLQRWFSAFEENDIDPLFYTTRQRSHSEHLPWDHIDTGVSRAFLWSEHENAVKKQLTPDCRWSHCHGCGWQNNGCQWSKGGSLL
- the rodA gene encoding rod shape-determining protein RodA gives rise to the protein MDEKKLSLKELIIYGDKVLFFSVLALFALGVISIYSAGVGVTHRTGGFALRQLVWGGISIVVFLLVLKIGYRRLLRWAYPLYWASVILLLIVLIMGLTIKGAQSWLNLGPFHFQPSEAGKIGLALVLSKHLCRYPPDTLSRFIGGLALASVSSLLVFIQPDLGSTIVYGLMTFVALIIAGAPKKYTLTLTSLGFMLLPIGWQFLKEYQKKRLLVFLNPALDPLGAGYNVIQSRIAVGSGGLFGKGFLQGLQSKLRFLPEPHTDFIFSVYAEEFGFLGAILLLALFSILFWKIIEAGLRCKDTRGKVLVACLATWIWFQVIESIGMSMGLLPVTGLPLPFLSYGGSSLLAVFIAMALIMSVYLSTVKDYE
- the minE gene encoding cell division topological specificity factor MinE: MGIIQKLFGRQGTKKTAKERLQIVLIHDRSDISPGLMEELRKDMIEVLSKYMEIDTGNIEMDLDRADKSVAFVANIPVVRIKRTNKSE
- the minD gene encoding septum site-determining protein MinD, with the translated sequence MEPRVIVVTSGKGGVGKTTTTANVSFALAKAGFKVVAIDADIGLRNLDVVMGLENRVVYNFIDVIEGACRLPQALIRDKRVDNLFLLPAAQTRTKDAVNPEQMVDLCEMLKKEDFDFILIDSPAGIEGGFKNAAIGATEALVVTTPEIPSVRDADRIIGLLESMEKAPIRLVINRVKPKMVKEGEMLDVQDVLDVLAIELIGIVPDDESVVKSANRGEPLTSGDTSLASQAFTNIADRLLGKEVPFLNLNSHEGSGFFSGIRRLFGL
- the minC gene encoding septum site-determining protein MinC; its protein translation is METFQTPVQLKGTGEGLRLIVPEELSEKDVLTDLISLSSQAKALLGMKVILDFQGRSLGKDFIIRLLNEFIYAQHVCISSWVTYDAESQYLLQSWGMKTGEPAREVSPRKGKSCDTLFLIRSLRSGQRIEHGGDVVVIGHINDGAEVIASGNICIWGRLKGLAHAGSDGDEGQNIVVGDFQAKQVRLGHKVGSYLDSSMEWWGHPVIITLEQGSLFVRELKL
- the mrdA gene encoding penicillin-binding protein 2; translated protein: MSNSRTDIDRRLRIWRVVILGSIALLAVALYFFQIIHADSYIKLAANNRLRFIRLAPSRGNIFDRNGAPLAINIRTFDIMGYPLDLEKDELAVKTSRIFQKHGIPLTPEEIKATVKRQYWAPYRVVRVVSNLTLTQMAELIADPEFPSQLFPVPVWRRTYPSGALTANVTGYVAEISEDELKSKRDGDYVGGDIIGKAGVEYSYESLLRGLPGEESIEVDARGRRVQDLDFKPPVKGQDLYLTLDLGAQRLAADLIEGNRGAVVALDVETGAVLVLYTSPSYDNNPLAWGVSAKEWRSLLNDPERPMLDRSIAGVYPPASTFKALVSIAALEEKEVTPKTSFFCSGAFQLGRRTFRCWKRSGHGSISLKEALSSSCDVYFYQVGIKLGINRLANWGQKFGVGELTGIDIPGELSGNRAGREWKERVVKESWYQGDTVNYSIGQGFLLMTPIQLARMYGVFANGGELVTPYLYRRNAVPPKQLNISKKNMQIVQEGLEKVVKGGTGWRAGTFGVTVAGKTGTAQNAHGADHALFAGYAPVDKPRYVAVAVVEAGEHGSSIAAPIVGEILAYLVGHDLTK
- the mreD gene encoding rod shape-determining protein MreD; this encodes MISFVIAWYIQDLLRVFSSGHFLVPEIFLLVLLYSALKNHEEGISILWIGFIGGLLWDLRWPGLIGVSSGLYVVSIFFARWIWFSLPSSARSITAFGLLVWSSHLLLTFIRLLMWGFREQTILKAFLVQQAVLIPMVMFACLLYAWRTEQNDV
- the mreC gene encoding rod shape-determining protein MreC; the encoded protein is MRKPDSGDFSKEVIHGLVALATSLLLLALAPQLSAFRTPSDWVGKFLYYPEIPAVFLSDTLRKVSFWFKERADLIAQIQELSQENWVLKLAINKDEVEEIKKKIEQSAEYVRITLRSPENWWTEIRINQGKEKGLQPGSPVLQNGNLVGRITRVEKGYSWAELITSASLFIPVVVDQTRDLGIVTGDGQGDIWLQYIPEGRSIEKNMTVSTALVSESLPPGLPVGKVTGDLRHFSGGFVAYKIEPGADFVQLYSVEVLKGDTEQ
- a CDS encoding rod shape-determining protein, which gives rise to MKVGSVQVFRFLSGMFGTDVGIDLGTTNIVVYVKGKGIVINEPSAVAIRKKIKGGGNIEVIAVGREAKAMAGKTPTGVYTIWPMQDGVIANFDMTEELIRYCLKKAAGGSMVLSHPRVVISVPAEVTEVERKAVIDATLGAGAREAYVVEEPVAAAIGVGLPIKEPRGSMILDIGGGTSEVAVLSLGGIVVTNSLRTAGQDMDEAIIAMLRQKYALLIGETTAEEVKIQIGSALPLEEELEMAVKGRDLADGLPKADVVTSPEVREALEPIIRRIEDMVKVALEQTPPELSKDIVDQGIILSGGVSQLRGLPERLSKSLSTPVIVAEDPLFSVAQGVGKILENLDDMKKVLLSVEKGSQ
- a CDS encoding RadC family protein, with product MKLKDLPPSERPRERLFREGVAALSLTELFAVLLRTGSGNRDVLEMSAELLHVLGGLKGISQASISEFYKIRGIGKAKVAVIAAAMELGRRLMIYETETEREGECEKWENKVISLCHLLSHEDREVIVSLFLDDKENIISRDRISYGGIEGAYLDVKYLFRRAVRLDAKGMVLVHNHPNGMLAPSREDILLTEFVERNLKVLDIKLIGHFIAAGGEKIRVPSRYTT
- a CDS encoding MBL fold metallo-hydrolase, which produces MNYKRFPLGSLWTNGFLFWDNQKTGFFVDPGGDPADIISFMQENDIHLEWILLTHAHIDHIGGLSSLAPYASKGVAVSRDDENLLSDPDLNLSQWLGLDFVGWKASRLLEDGDKLQIGEFSISVIATPGHTPGSLCFAVDHKGELLLLSGDTLFARSVGRTDLPGGDGELLSRSLEKLTTLPDSMPVLPGHGPETTIGKERESNPFWPERKK